Proteins co-encoded in one Phycodurus eques isolate BA_2022a chromosome 21, UOR_Pequ_1.1, whole genome shotgun sequence genomic window:
- the slc12a7b gene encoding solute carrier family 12 member 7 isoform X5: MGDRFVVVPVDGGGDVADEGQQHSGSVVVQATRLTGGVGREVKPELEEDTAVETQDPNHVVPILEYNREPNKYGDGVPKENSPFINNTDNDKSSSYDGTNMALFEEEMDSNPMVSSLLNKLANYTNLTQGAQEHEEADDDESTKKKAVKSPQMGTFMGVYLPCLQNILGVILFLRLTWIVGTAGILESLAIVGLCCSCTMLTAISMSAIATNGVVPAGGSYYMISRSLGPEFGGAVGLCFYLGTTFAGSMYILGTIEILLTYIVPKAAIFVAEKKEDAVDALLNNMRVYGTCCLILMSVVVFVGVKYVNKLALVFLACVILSILAIYAGVIKTIFEPPDFPVCMLGNRTLQNQNFDKCLKMDIFDNMTTTTQLWKLFCNGPELNATCNEYFLNNNVTEIQGIPGLTSGVISENMWSEYGPLGMLVESKKLLSVGGREPTEDIYLPYVVNDIASFFTLLVGIYFPSVTGIMAGSNRSGDLRDAQRSIPVGTILAIFTTSVIYFTCVVLFGACIEGVLLRDKFGDSVKGNLVIGTLSWPSPWVIVIGSFFSCCGAGLQSLTGAPRLLQAIARDGIVPFLQVFGHGKANGEPTWALLLTTGICEIGILIASLDAVAPILSMFFLMCYLFVNLACAVQTLLRTPNWRPRFKYYHWALSFLGMSLCLALMFISSWYYAIVAMAIAGCIYKYIEYRGAEKEWGDGIRGLSLNAARFALIRLEEAPPHTKNWRPQCLVLLNLDSDQAVKHPRLLSFTSQLKAGKGLTIVGNVLEGTFLTKEAEAKKAEQNIKSSMTAERTKGFCHVVVSSNLRDGVSHLVQSAGLGGMKHNTVLMAWPGTWKQSNDPQSWRNFIETVRETTSAHQALLVAKNVDSFPSNQDRLGEGTIDVWWVVHDGGLLMLLPFLLRQHKVWRKCKMRIFTVAQMDDNSIQMKKDLQTFLYHLRLNAEVEVVEMHDNDISAFTYEKTLVMEQRSQMLKQMQLSKTEREREAQLIHDRNTASHASMNDKSETGPEQVHMTWTKDKLFTERHRNRECNSNVAMRDLFNMKPNQSNVRRMHTAIKLNEVVVNKSQGAHLVLLNMPGPPKNRGGDENYMEFLEVLLEGLNRVLLVRGGGREVITIYS, translated from the exons GTGACGGTGTCCCAAAAGAAAACAGCCCCTTCATCAACAATACAGACAATGATAAGAGCAGCAGCTATGATGGGACCAACATGGCACTTTTTGAA GAGGAGATGGACAGCAACCCCATGGTGTCATCACTTCTCAATAAACTGGCAAACTACACCAATCTCACCCAGGGAGCCCAGGAACATGAGGAGGCCGATGACGATGAGAGCACCAAGAAGAAAGCTGTCAAG AGCCCTCAAATGGGAACCTTCATGGGCGTCTATCTCCCCTGCCTCCAGAACATTCTGGGGGTCATCCTTTTTCTTCGCCTTACCTGGATAGTCGGCACGGCCGGCATCTTAGAATCTCTGGCTATTGTTGGCTTGTGCTGCTCATGT ACCATGCTGACAGCCATATCCATGAGTGCAATTGCCACAAATGGCGTTGTGCCAG CTGGAGGTTCCTACTATATGATTTCCAGGTCTCTTGGCCCTGAGTTTGGTGGAGCTGTAGGTCTCTGTTTCTACCTGGGTACAACTTTTGCTGGCTCCATGTACATCCTGGGTACTATAGAGATTCTTTTG ACCTACATTGTGCCTAAGGCAGCCATCTTTGTAGCAGAAAAGAAGGAGGATGCAGTTGATGCCCTCCTTAATAACATGCGTGTCTACGGCACGTGCTGCCTTATACTGATGTCCGTGGTTGTCTTTGTGGGAGTCAAATATGTCAACAAACTTGCTCTCGTCTTCCTGGCCTGTGTCATTCTCTCCATCCTTGCCATCTACGCCGGGGTCATCAAGACCATCTTCGAGCCACCTGACTTCCC GGTTTGCATGTTGGGAAACCGTACCCTGCAGAACCAGAACTTTGACAAGTGTCTTAAGATGGACATATTCGATAATATGACCACTACCACCCAGCTTTGGAAGCTGTTCTGTAACGGACCCGAGCTCAATGCTACCTGCAACGAGTATTTCCTCAACAACAACGTGACCGAGATTCAAGGCATTCCCGGACTTACCAGTGGCGTTATTTCAG AAAATATGTGGTCAGAATATGGCCCTCTGGGTATGTTGGTTGAAAGCAAGAAGTTGTTGTCTGTGGGAGGAAGAGAGCCCACCGAGGACATCTACCTGCCCTATGTCGTCAATGATATTGCCTCCTTCTTTACACTGCTTGTCGGGATCTACTTCCCTTCTGTCACTG GTATCATGGCTGGTTCTAATCGATCAGGTGATTTGCGAGATGCCCAAAGGTCCATCCCAGTTGGAACCATCCTGGCCATCTTTACCACCTCTGTCATCT ATTTCACCTGTGTCGTGCTATTTGGTGCCTGTATCGAGGGTGTTCTACTTCGAGACAA GTTTGGTGACTCTGTCAAAGGCAACCTTGTTATTGGCACGCTGTCTTGGCCTTCACCTTGGGTCATTGTGATTGGCTCCTTCTTCTCTTGCTGTGGTGCGGGACTGCAGAGTTTGACCGGCGCCCCACGCCTGCTGCAAGCCATCGCACGAGATGGCATAGTACCGTTCTTACAG GTATTTGGGCACGGGAAAGCCAACGGAGAACCTACCTGGGCTCTCCTGTTGACCACTGGAATTTGTGAGATAGGAATACTCATTGCCTCTTTGGATGCTGTAGCTCCGATCCTCTCCAT GTTTTTCCTTATGTGCTACTTGTTTGTCAACTTGGCCTGCGCAGTTCAGACTTTACTGCGAACACCAAACTGGAGACCACGCTTCAAATATTACCATTG GGCTCTGTCTTTTCTGGGAATGAGCTTGTGTCTGGCTCTCATGTTCATTTCGTCCTGGTATTACGCcattgttgccatggcaattgCTGGCTGCATCTACAAATACATTGAATATAGAgg GGCAGAGAAGGAATGGGGTGACGGCATCCGCGGCCTGTCACTAAATGCAGCCCGCTTCGCCCTCATTCGTCTTGAGGAGGCTCCCCCACACACCAAGAACTGGAG GCCTCAGTGTTTGGTGCTGCTGAACCTGGACTCAGACCAAGCGGTCAAGCATCCTCGCCTGCTGTCGTTCACTTCTCAGCTGAAGGCAGGGAAAGGCCTAACCATTGTGGGAAATGTATTGGAGGGAACTTTTCTCACCAAAGAGGCTGAGGCAAAGAAGGCAGAGCAG AACATAAAGTCTTCCATGACAGCAGAGCGGACCAAGGGTTTCTGCCATGTTGTCGTTTCTTCCAACCTCAGAGATGGAGTCTCTCATCTTGTCCAGTCAGCCGGGCTGGGAGGCATGAAGCATAACACAGTCCTAATGGCCTGGCCGGGAACCTGGAAGCAGTCCAATGACCCACAGTCATGGAGGAATTTCATAG AGACGGTGCGGGAGACCACATCTGCCCACCAAGCCTTGCTTGTAGCTAAGAATGTGGACAGCTTCCCTTCCAACCAAGACCGCCTTGGCGAGGGCACCATCGATGTGTGGTGGGTGGTTCATGACGGAGGCCTGTTGATGTTGCTGCCCTTCCTCCTGCGACAGCACAAG GTGTGGAGAAAGTGCAAGATGCGCATTTTCACTGTGGCCCAGATGGATGACAACAGCATCCAGATGAAAAAAGATCTACAGACGTTCCTTTACCACCTGCGGCTGAACGCAGAGGTTGAAGTGGTGGAAATG CATGATAATGACATCTCAGCCTTCACCTATGAGAAGACTCTCGTGATGGAGCAGAGGTCTCAGATGCTGAAACAGATGCAGCTTTCAAAGACTGAGAGGGAGCGAGAG GCCCAACTCATCCATGACAGAAACACAGCCTCCCACGCCTCTATGAACGACAAGTCCGAAACTGGCCCTGAGCAGGTTCACATGACCTGGACCAAGGACAAGCTTTTCACGGAGCGTCATCGTAACCGCGAGTGCAACTCCAACGTGGCCATGAGAGACCTCTTCAACATGAAGCC GAACCAGAGTAACGTTCGTCGCATGCACACGGCCATCAAATTGAATGAGGTGGTGGTCAACAAGTCGCAGGGAGCCCACCTCGTTCTGCTCAACATGCCCGGACCGCCGAAGAACCGAGGAGGAGATGAAAACT ATATGGAATTCCTCGAGGTTTTGCTCGAGGGTCTGAACCGAGTACTACTTGTCCGAGGCGGTGGACGGGAAGTTATCACCATCTATTCTtaa
- the slc12a7b gene encoding solute carrier family 12 member 7 isoform X3, with the protein MPTNFTVVPVKDSAEKAKERIEEEDGNESNELEENEDAAGDGVPKENSPFINNTDNDKSSSYDGTNMALFEEEMDSNPMVSSLLNKLANYTNLTQGAQEHEEADDDESTKKKAVKSPQMGTFMGVYLPCLQNILGVILFLRLTWIVGTAGILESLAIVGLCCSCTMLTAISMSAIATNGVVPAGGSYYMISRSLGPEFGGAVGLCFYLGTTFAGSMYILGTIEILLTYIVPKAAIFVAEKKEDAVDALLNNMRVYGTCCLILMSVVVFVGVKYVNKLALVFLACVILSILAIYAGVIKTIFEPPDFPVCMLGNRTLQNQNFDKCLKMDIFDNMTTTTQLWKLFCNGPELNATCNEYFLNNNVTEIQGIPGLTSGVISENMWSEYGPLGMLVESKKLLSVGGREPTEDIYLPYVVNDIASFFTLLVGIYFPSVTGIMAGSNRSGDLRDAQRSIPVGTILAIFTTSVIYFTCVVLFGACIEGVLLRDKFGDSVKGNLVIGTLSWPSPWVIVIGSFFSCCGAGLQSLTGAPRLLQAIARDGIVPFLQVFGHGKANGEPTWALLLTTGICEIGILIASLDAVAPILSMFFLMCYLFVNLACAVQTLLRTPNWRPRFKYYHWALSFLGMSLCLALMFISSWYYAIVAMAIAGCIYKYIEYRGAEKEWGDGIRGLSLNAARFALIRLEEAPPHTKNWRPQCLVLLNLDSDQAVKHPRLLSFTSQLKAGKGLTIVGNVLEGTFLTKEAEAKKAEQNIKSSMTAERTKGFCHVVVSSNLRDGVSHLVQSAGLGGMKHNTVLMAWPGTWKQSNDPQSWRNFIETVRETTSAHQALLVAKNVDSFPSNQDRLGEGTIDVWWVVHDGGLLMLLPFLLRQHKVWRKCKMRIFTVAQMDDNSIQMKKDLQTFLYHLRLNAEVEVVEMHDNDISAFTYEKTLVMEQRSQMLKQMQLSKTEREREIQSITDESRNSIRRKNQGAAECTSLSRQSSPTEDTQEDEAQLIHDRNTASHASMNDKSETGPEQVHMTWTKDKLFTERHRNRECNSNVAMRDLFNMKPEWGNLNQSNVRRMHTAIKLNEVVVNKSQGAHLVLLNMPGPPKNRGGDENYMEFLEVLLEGLNRVLLVRGGGREVITIYS; encoded by the exons GTGACGGTGTCCCAAAAGAAAACAGCCCCTTCATCAACAATACAGACAATGATAAGAGCAGCAGCTATGATGGGACCAACATGGCACTTTTTGAA GAGGAGATGGACAGCAACCCCATGGTGTCATCACTTCTCAATAAACTGGCAAACTACACCAATCTCACCCAGGGAGCCCAGGAACATGAGGAGGCCGATGACGATGAGAGCACCAAGAAGAAAGCTGTCAAG AGCCCTCAAATGGGAACCTTCATGGGCGTCTATCTCCCCTGCCTCCAGAACATTCTGGGGGTCATCCTTTTTCTTCGCCTTACCTGGATAGTCGGCACGGCCGGCATCTTAGAATCTCTGGCTATTGTTGGCTTGTGCTGCTCATGT ACCATGCTGACAGCCATATCCATGAGTGCAATTGCCACAAATGGCGTTGTGCCAG CTGGAGGTTCCTACTATATGATTTCCAGGTCTCTTGGCCCTGAGTTTGGTGGAGCTGTAGGTCTCTGTTTCTACCTGGGTACAACTTTTGCTGGCTCCATGTACATCCTGGGTACTATAGAGATTCTTTTG ACCTACATTGTGCCTAAGGCAGCCATCTTTGTAGCAGAAAAGAAGGAGGATGCAGTTGATGCCCTCCTTAATAACATGCGTGTCTACGGCACGTGCTGCCTTATACTGATGTCCGTGGTTGTCTTTGTGGGAGTCAAATATGTCAACAAACTTGCTCTCGTCTTCCTGGCCTGTGTCATTCTCTCCATCCTTGCCATCTACGCCGGGGTCATCAAGACCATCTTCGAGCCACCTGACTTCCC GGTTTGCATGTTGGGAAACCGTACCCTGCAGAACCAGAACTTTGACAAGTGTCTTAAGATGGACATATTCGATAATATGACCACTACCACCCAGCTTTGGAAGCTGTTCTGTAACGGACCCGAGCTCAATGCTACCTGCAACGAGTATTTCCTCAACAACAACGTGACCGAGATTCAAGGCATTCCCGGACTTACCAGTGGCGTTATTTCAG AAAATATGTGGTCAGAATATGGCCCTCTGGGTATGTTGGTTGAAAGCAAGAAGTTGTTGTCTGTGGGAGGAAGAGAGCCCACCGAGGACATCTACCTGCCCTATGTCGTCAATGATATTGCCTCCTTCTTTACACTGCTTGTCGGGATCTACTTCCCTTCTGTCACTG GTATCATGGCTGGTTCTAATCGATCAGGTGATTTGCGAGATGCCCAAAGGTCCATCCCAGTTGGAACCATCCTGGCCATCTTTACCACCTCTGTCATCT ATTTCACCTGTGTCGTGCTATTTGGTGCCTGTATCGAGGGTGTTCTACTTCGAGACAA GTTTGGTGACTCTGTCAAAGGCAACCTTGTTATTGGCACGCTGTCTTGGCCTTCACCTTGGGTCATTGTGATTGGCTCCTTCTTCTCTTGCTGTGGTGCGGGACTGCAGAGTTTGACCGGCGCCCCACGCCTGCTGCAAGCCATCGCACGAGATGGCATAGTACCGTTCTTACAG GTATTTGGGCACGGGAAAGCCAACGGAGAACCTACCTGGGCTCTCCTGTTGACCACTGGAATTTGTGAGATAGGAATACTCATTGCCTCTTTGGATGCTGTAGCTCCGATCCTCTCCAT GTTTTTCCTTATGTGCTACTTGTTTGTCAACTTGGCCTGCGCAGTTCAGACTTTACTGCGAACACCAAACTGGAGACCACGCTTCAAATATTACCATTG GGCTCTGTCTTTTCTGGGAATGAGCTTGTGTCTGGCTCTCATGTTCATTTCGTCCTGGTATTACGCcattgttgccatggcaattgCTGGCTGCATCTACAAATACATTGAATATAGAgg GGCAGAGAAGGAATGGGGTGACGGCATCCGCGGCCTGTCACTAAATGCAGCCCGCTTCGCCCTCATTCGTCTTGAGGAGGCTCCCCCACACACCAAGAACTGGAG GCCTCAGTGTTTGGTGCTGCTGAACCTGGACTCAGACCAAGCGGTCAAGCATCCTCGCCTGCTGTCGTTCACTTCTCAGCTGAAGGCAGGGAAAGGCCTAACCATTGTGGGAAATGTATTGGAGGGAACTTTTCTCACCAAAGAGGCTGAGGCAAAGAAGGCAGAGCAG AACATAAAGTCTTCCATGACAGCAGAGCGGACCAAGGGTTTCTGCCATGTTGTCGTTTCTTCCAACCTCAGAGATGGAGTCTCTCATCTTGTCCAGTCAGCCGGGCTGGGAGGCATGAAGCATAACACAGTCCTAATGGCCTGGCCGGGAACCTGGAAGCAGTCCAATGACCCACAGTCATGGAGGAATTTCATAG AGACGGTGCGGGAGACCACATCTGCCCACCAAGCCTTGCTTGTAGCTAAGAATGTGGACAGCTTCCCTTCCAACCAAGACCGCCTTGGCGAGGGCACCATCGATGTGTGGTGGGTGGTTCATGACGGAGGCCTGTTGATGTTGCTGCCCTTCCTCCTGCGACAGCACAAG GTGTGGAGAAAGTGCAAGATGCGCATTTTCACTGTGGCCCAGATGGATGACAACAGCATCCAGATGAAAAAAGATCTACAGACGTTCCTTTACCACCTGCGGCTGAACGCAGAGGTTGAAGTGGTGGAAATG CATGATAATGACATCTCAGCCTTCACCTATGAGAAGACTCTCGTGATGGAGCAGAGGTCTCAGATGCTGAAACAGATGCAGCTTTCAAAGACTGAGAGGGAGCGAGAG ATTCAGAGTATCACTGATGAATCACGTAACTCAATCCGGAGGAAGAACCAAGGTGCTGCTGAGTGCACAAGTCTCAGTCGGCAGTCCTCTCCAACGGAGGACACGCAGGAGGATGAG GCCCAACTCATCCATGACAGAAACACAGCCTCCCACGCCTCTATGAACGACAAGTCCGAAACTGGCCCTGAGCAGGTTCACATGACCTGGACCAAGGACAAGCTTTTCACGGAGCGTCATCGTAACCGCGAGTGCAACTCCAACGTGGCCATGAGAGACCTCTTCAACATGAAGCC AGAGTGGGGGAACCT GAACCAGAGTAACGTTCGTCGCATGCACACGGCCATCAAATTGAATGAGGTGGTGGTCAACAAGTCGCAGGGAGCCCACCTCGTTCTGCTCAACATGCCCGGACCGCCGAAGAACCGAGGAGGAGATGAAAACT ATATGGAATTCCTCGAGGTTTTGCTCGAGGGTCTGAACCGAGTACTACTTGTCCGAGGCGGTGGACGGGAAGTTATCACCATCTATTCTtaa
- the slc12a7b gene encoding solute carrier family 12 member 7 isoform X2, protein MGDRFVVVPVDGGGDVADEGQQHSGSVVVQATRLTGGVGREVKPELEEDTAVETQDPNHVVPILEYNREPNKYGDGVPKENSPFINNTDNDKSSSYDGTNMALFEEEMDSNPMVSSLLNKLANYTNLTQGAQEHEEADDDESTKKKAVKSPQMGTFMGVYLPCLQNILGVILFLRLTWIVGTAGILESLAIVGLCCSCTMLTAISMSAIATNGVVPAGGSYYMISRSLGPEFGGAVGLCFYLGTTFAGSMYILGTIEILLTYIVPKAAIFVAEKKEDAVDALLNNMRVYGTCCLILMSVVVFVGVKYVNKLALVFLACVILSILAIYAGVIKTIFEPPDFPVCMLGNRTLQNQNFDKCLKMDIFDNMTTTTQLWKLFCNGPELNATCNEYFLNNNVTEIQGIPGLTSGVISENMWSEYGPLGMLVESKKLLSVGGREPTEDIYLPYVVNDIASFFTLLVGIYFPSVTGIMAGSNRSGDLRDAQRSIPVGTILAIFTTSVIYFTCVVLFGACIEGVLLRDKFGDSVKGNLVIGTLSWPSPWVIVIGSFFSCCGAGLQSLTGAPRLLQAIARDGIVPFLQVFGHGKANGEPTWALLLTTGICEIGILIASLDAVAPILSMFFLMCYLFVNLACAVQTLLRTPNWRPRFKYYHWALSFLGMSLCLALMFISSWYYAIVAMAIAGCIYKYIEYRGAEKEWGDGIRGLSLNAARFALIRLEEAPPHTKNWRPQCLVLLNLDSDQAVKHPRLLSFTSQLKAGKGLTIVGNVLEGTFLTKEAEAKKAEQNIKSSMTAERTKGFCHVVVSSNLRDGVSHLVQSAGLGGMKHNTVLMAWPGTWKQSNDPQSWRNFIETVRETTSAHQALLVAKNVDSFPSNQDRLGEGTIDVWWVVHDGGLLMLLPFLLRQHKVWRKCKMRIFTVAQMDDNSIQMKKDLQTFLYHLRLNAEVEVVEMHDNDISAFTYEKTLVMEQRSQMLKQMQLSKTEREREIQSITDESRNSIRRKNQGAAECTSLSRQSSPTEDTQEDEAQLIHDRNTASHASMNDKSETGPEQVHMTWTKDKLFTERHRNRECNSNVAMRDLFNMKPNQSNVRRMHTAIKLNEVVVNKSQGAHLVLLNMPGPPKNRGGDENYMEFLEVLLEGLNRVLLVRGGGREVITIYS, encoded by the exons GTGACGGTGTCCCAAAAGAAAACAGCCCCTTCATCAACAATACAGACAATGATAAGAGCAGCAGCTATGATGGGACCAACATGGCACTTTTTGAA GAGGAGATGGACAGCAACCCCATGGTGTCATCACTTCTCAATAAACTGGCAAACTACACCAATCTCACCCAGGGAGCCCAGGAACATGAGGAGGCCGATGACGATGAGAGCACCAAGAAGAAAGCTGTCAAG AGCCCTCAAATGGGAACCTTCATGGGCGTCTATCTCCCCTGCCTCCAGAACATTCTGGGGGTCATCCTTTTTCTTCGCCTTACCTGGATAGTCGGCACGGCCGGCATCTTAGAATCTCTGGCTATTGTTGGCTTGTGCTGCTCATGT ACCATGCTGACAGCCATATCCATGAGTGCAATTGCCACAAATGGCGTTGTGCCAG CTGGAGGTTCCTACTATATGATTTCCAGGTCTCTTGGCCCTGAGTTTGGTGGAGCTGTAGGTCTCTGTTTCTACCTGGGTACAACTTTTGCTGGCTCCATGTACATCCTGGGTACTATAGAGATTCTTTTG ACCTACATTGTGCCTAAGGCAGCCATCTTTGTAGCAGAAAAGAAGGAGGATGCAGTTGATGCCCTCCTTAATAACATGCGTGTCTACGGCACGTGCTGCCTTATACTGATGTCCGTGGTTGTCTTTGTGGGAGTCAAATATGTCAACAAACTTGCTCTCGTCTTCCTGGCCTGTGTCATTCTCTCCATCCTTGCCATCTACGCCGGGGTCATCAAGACCATCTTCGAGCCACCTGACTTCCC GGTTTGCATGTTGGGAAACCGTACCCTGCAGAACCAGAACTTTGACAAGTGTCTTAAGATGGACATATTCGATAATATGACCACTACCACCCAGCTTTGGAAGCTGTTCTGTAACGGACCCGAGCTCAATGCTACCTGCAACGAGTATTTCCTCAACAACAACGTGACCGAGATTCAAGGCATTCCCGGACTTACCAGTGGCGTTATTTCAG AAAATATGTGGTCAGAATATGGCCCTCTGGGTATGTTGGTTGAAAGCAAGAAGTTGTTGTCTGTGGGAGGAAGAGAGCCCACCGAGGACATCTACCTGCCCTATGTCGTCAATGATATTGCCTCCTTCTTTACACTGCTTGTCGGGATCTACTTCCCTTCTGTCACTG GTATCATGGCTGGTTCTAATCGATCAGGTGATTTGCGAGATGCCCAAAGGTCCATCCCAGTTGGAACCATCCTGGCCATCTTTACCACCTCTGTCATCT ATTTCACCTGTGTCGTGCTATTTGGTGCCTGTATCGAGGGTGTTCTACTTCGAGACAA GTTTGGTGACTCTGTCAAAGGCAACCTTGTTATTGGCACGCTGTCTTGGCCTTCACCTTGGGTCATTGTGATTGGCTCCTTCTTCTCTTGCTGTGGTGCGGGACTGCAGAGTTTGACCGGCGCCCCACGCCTGCTGCAAGCCATCGCACGAGATGGCATAGTACCGTTCTTACAG GTATTTGGGCACGGGAAAGCCAACGGAGAACCTACCTGGGCTCTCCTGTTGACCACTGGAATTTGTGAGATAGGAATACTCATTGCCTCTTTGGATGCTGTAGCTCCGATCCTCTCCAT GTTTTTCCTTATGTGCTACTTGTTTGTCAACTTGGCCTGCGCAGTTCAGACTTTACTGCGAACACCAAACTGGAGACCACGCTTCAAATATTACCATTG GGCTCTGTCTTTTCTGGGAATGAGCTTGTGTCTGGCTCTCATGTTCATTTCGTCCTGGTATTACGCcattgttgccatggcaattgCTGGCTGCATCTACAAATACATTGAATATAGAgg GGCAGAGAAGGAATGGGGTGACGGCATCCGCGGCCTGTCACTAAATGCAGCCCGCTTCGCCCTCATTCGTCTTGAGGAGGCTCCCCCACACACCAAGAACTGGAG GCCTCAGTGTTTGGTGCTGCTGAACCTGGACTCAGACCAAGCGGTCAAGCATCCTCGCCTGCTGTCGTTCACTTCTCAGCTGAAGGCAGGGAAAGGCCTAACCATTGTGGGAAATGTATTGGAGGGAACTTTTCTCACCAAAGAGGCTGAGGCAAAGAAGGCAGAGCAG AACATAAAGTCTTCCATGACAGCAGAGCGGACCAAGGGTTTCTGCCATGTTGTCGTTTCTTCCAACCTCAGAGATGGAGTCTCTCATCTTGTCCAGTCAGCCGGGCTGGGAGGCATGAAGCATAACACAGTCCTAATGGCCTGGCCGGGAACCTGGAAGCAGTCCAATGACCCACAGTCATGGAGGAATTTCATAG AGACGGTGCGGGAGACCACATCTGCCCACCAAGCCTTGCTTGTAGCTAAGAATGTGGACAGCTTCCCTTCCAACCAAGACCGCCTTGGCGAGGGCACCATCGATGTGTGGTGGGTGGTTCATGACGGAGGCCTGTTGATGTTGCTGCCCTTCCTCCTGCGACAGCACAAG GTGTGGAGAAAGTGCAAGATGCGCATTTTCACTGTGGCCCAGATGGATGACAACAGCATCCAGATGAAAAAAGATCTACAGACGTTCCTTTACCACCTGCGGCTGAACGCAGAGGTTGAAGTGGTGGAAATG CATGATAATGACATCTCAGCCTTCACCTATGAGAAGACTCTCGTGATGGAGCAGAGGTCTCAGATGCTGAAACAGATGCAGCTTTCAAAGACTGAGAGGGAGCGAGAG ATTCAGAGTATCACTGATGAATCACGTAACTCAATCCGGAGGAAGAACCAAGGTGCTGCTGAGTGCACAAGTCTCAGTCGGCAGTCCTCTCCAACGGAGGACACGCAGGAGGATGAG GCCCAACTCATCCATGACAGAAACACAGCCTCCCACGCCTCTATGAACGACAAGTCCGAAACTGGCCCTGAGCAGGTTCACATGACCTGGACCAAGGACAAGCTTTTCACGGAGCGTCATCGTAACCGCGAGTGCAACTCCAACGTGGCCATGAGAGACCTCTTCAACATGAAGCC GAACCAGAGTAACGTTCGTCGCATGCACACGGCCATCAAATTGAATGAGGTGGTGGTCAACAAGTCGCAGGGAGCCCACCTCGTTCTGCTCAACATGCCCGGACCGCCGAAGAACCGAGGAGGAGATGAAAACT ATATGGAATTCCTCGAGGTTTTGCTCGAGGGTCTGAACCGAGTACTACTTGTCCGAGGCGGTGGACGGGAAGTTATCACCATCTATTCTtaa